GCGCCGAAAAGCTGCTGGGAAGAGGAGATATGCTGTTCCTGCCGGTTGGTGCATCCAAGCCTGTCAGGGTGCAGGGAGCTTTCTTATCGGATGAAGAGGTTGAAGAGGTTGTAAACTACGTCATTGGCCAACAAAAGGCACAGTATCAGGAGGAAATGATTCCAGAAGATATACCTGAGAACACGTCTGAGGTTGAAGATGAATTGTACGGTGATGCTGTAGACCTCGTGGTGGAAATGCAAACTGCTTCTGTATCCATGCTGCAAAGGAGATTCAGGATAGGATATTCACGCGCGGCAAGGCTGATTGATGAAATGGAGCTCCGCGGTGTCGTTGGTCCTTATGAAGGAAGTAAACCGAGGACCGTCCTGGTGGCTAAGTCAGAGGAAGCATAAAATCGATACTTGTAAGGAGACAAAAGCCGGATGGTCACATCCGGCTTTTGCTTTTCATATAGGATATACCTCCTATAGAAGGTGTAATAATGTCATACTATTAAAACCGCTTACAAACTACTATTATATCAAAAAAATAGGTTATTTGTCCCGGAAAAAGTGACAATTTTGGTTATTCTAGCTTTTTTCGACAAATTGTTGAAACACTATTTATTTATATCAGAAAAAGTGTTATAGTATTTTCGATTAGTAGGAATGCTATACATCAGATGTCTGATGTCTTGAGCAAAGGTTGGAGGAACGCCTCATGTCGATCAAGTCAGATAACCGGCACCTGTATTTACAAGTAATCGATCACCTGAAGCAAGATATTCAAAAAGGTATATATAAAGAAAGAGAGAAATTACCTTCAGAATTCGATCTTGCCAAACAACTTGGAGTTAGCAGAGCGACTCTCCGCGAAGCATTGCGAATCCTTGAAGAAGAAAACGTCATTGTTCGCAGGCATGGTGTAGGAACCTTTGTCAACGCCAAACCATTGTTTGAGTCAGGCATTGAACAGCTTAACAGCGTGACGGGCATGATTGAGCAGGCAGGGATGAAGCCTGGTACAATCTTCTTAAACTCAACGACTACTGGGCCAACCGAAGAAGATATTCGTCGTTTTTCATGCTCGCTTGATGATGAAATCACACTCGTCGAAAGGGTCAGAACTGCAAACGGTGAACCTGTTGTCTATTGTCTGGACAAGATTCCCGCAAGCATCCTGCCGGAAGATTACTCTTTTGAGGATGAATCATTACTTCATCTTCTTGAGGTCAAATCGAACCGGAAGGTGACATATGCAGTGGCCCAAATAGAGCCAATCGGCTACCATGAGAAGATTTCACCCATCCTTGAATGCGAGCCGGAAACAGCACTGCTTGTATTGAAGCAGATGCATTTCGACGATAACGATGTTCCAATTCTTTATTCGGTCAATTACTTTAAAGCCGACAAGTTCAGTTTTCATGTCCTTAGAAGAAGAATTTAATTTTTTTAATGAAATGAAAACGCTAACTGATTGGTTTTTCAGAACATTCCTGCGAAATCACAAACATTCTCTGGGGGGTACAAACCTTGAAAAAGCGTAAATTTGGTTTGGTAATGTCATTGCTTTTAGCGGCAGGTACAATGTTGGCAGGTTGCGGAAGTGACGAAGGCGACAGTTCTAAGGGCAAGGAGTCAGACTTAAGAGTTGGTATGGTTACTGACGCAGGTACGATTGATGACAAATCTTTCAACCAGGGCACTTGGGAAGGAATCCTGAAGGCTGAGGAAGATCTTGGCGTTAAGACAAAGTATCTTAAGCCAGCTGGAACAACTGAAGCTGAATATCTAAAAGAAATCGGCAACTTATATGATGCAGAATATAAGTTTATCATTACACCGGGCTTTAAATTCGAAACAGCAGTTTTCCAAGCCCAAGATAAATATGAAGATGCTAAATTCGTCATCATTGACGGAAACCCACACAATGGCGACTATAATCCAGTCGTGAAAGACAACACTGTTGCAGTATTCTTTGCTGAGCATGAGTCTGGTTTCCTAGCTGGTGTAGCTGCAGCGGTTGAATTGAAGGAAGGCGAAGCTGGCTTCATCGGTGGTATGGAAATTCCTGCAGTACAAAAGTTCAACTGGGGCTTCCAGCAAGGACTTAAGTATGCAAACGAAAACCTTGACACTAATGTAACAATGAAGGCTGAGAACGTTGTATATCAAGGTTCATTCGACAACGCGGCTGCTGGTGGACAAATCGCAGCTCAATTCTATGACCGTGGCGTAGATGTCATCTTCACTGCTGCAGGTGGTGTTGGTGTTGGAGCGATCAACGAAGCTAAGAATCGTGCGAAGGCTGGAGATAACGTCTGGATCGTTGGAGTTGACGTTGACCAGTTTGAAGATGGTAAGTACGATGGCGACAAGTCAGTTATCCTGACTTCAGCAATGAAGAAGCTTGACCAGGTTGCTTTCGACATGGTCCAAGCTGAGATTGATGGCGAATTCCCAGGCGGAAAAAAATTGACTTTCGATGCTAAGAATGATGGAATTGGTCTTCCTGAGAAAAACCCTAACCTAAGCGAAGAAACTACGGGCAAGGTAAAGGAAGTTTACGAAAAGATCAAATCTGAAGAAATCAAGGTCTCTGCTGAACAAGGAGATTTATTCAAGTAAAAAAGTGCAAAAGAGACGGTCTCTTCCGTCTCTTTTGTCTATCAAACCCAAAACGGAAAATATTAGAAATTAAAGATGATGTGTTTAGCTATTTTCCATTTCAATATAGAAATGTACAGCTCCAGAGCCTGGCTTCCAAAACAATCGGCCCTCCAAAAGGAAGTGTCGCATCACTTCCCCAGGTAACCGGAACGTTCCTGAGAAGCTGACCAGGGCGCTTACGCTATTCTTAATAGGTATAGAGTCTAATACAAAGGTGAGTGCTACTATGAGTTATGTAGTTGAGATGTTGAATATTCGGAAAGAGTTTCCGGGTATCGTAGCCAACGATAATATTACCCTTACACTAAAAAAAGGGGAAATACATGCACTACTAGGTGAAAACGGTGCAGGAAAGTCAACCCTGATGGGTGTTCTGTTCGGCATGTATCAGCCAGAACGAGGCTTAATAAAAGTAAATGGCAAAGAAGTGAAGATTACTAATCCTAATGTTGCAAACCGTTTGGGAATTGGGATGGTTCACCAGCATTTTAAGCTTGTTGAAAATTTCACTGTAACAGAAAACATCATATTGGGCAGTGAGCCGCTTAGGGGCATGGTACTCGATATTGATAAAGCCGCAAAAAGAATTGAAGAATTATCAAAGCATTACGGTTTGAATGTAGATCCTCATGCGAAAATCGAAGATATTTCAGTAGGTATGCAGCAAAGGGTAGAAATTTTGAAGATGCTTTATCGCGAAGCAGAAGTACTGATTCTGGATGAGCCAACAGCTGTTCTTACACCAGCAGAAATCGATGAATTGATGAAAATCATGCGTAATCTTATTAATGAAGGTAAGTCTATTATTATTATCACTCATAAATTGAAGGAAATTAAGGCAGTTGCTGACCGCTGTACAGTAATTCGCCGCGGAAAAGGAATTGGAACTGTCAATGTAGCAGAAGCCAGTGAGGCTAGTCTTGCTGAAATGATGGTCGGACGTCATGTCTCTTTCAAAGTGGATAAGAAAGAAAGTACTCCTGGTGAAGTGGTACTTAAAATAGATTCTTTATCAGTCAAAAATAATAGAAAAGTTATGGGATTGAAGGATTTTTCATTGGAAGTCCGAGCTGGAGAAATAGTCGGTATTGCTGGTGTTGAAGGCAATGGACAGACAGAGCTTGTTGAGGCAATCACTGGCTTGAGGAAAGCTGAGTCTGGGACGATTTTAATCAGTGGTGAAGAAATCACAAACCTTCCAATCCGTCAACGGAATGAAAAAGGAATTAGCCATATTCCTGAAGACAGGCAAAAGCGCGGTCTTGTTTTGGATTATTCACTTGTATCAAACATGGTACTTCAAATTTATAACAAGCAGCCTTTCTCTAAGCGAGGACTATTAAATTTCCCTGCTATGAAAGCGTATGCTCAAAATATCATCGAAAACTTCGATGTGCGTTCAGGTGAAGGTGCTTCTTCGATTGCCAGGACTCTTTCTGGTGGAAATCAACAGAAAGCTATCATCGGCCGAGAGCTTGAGCTCGATCCAAAGCTCTTGATTGCTGTCCAGCCGACTCGTGGTTTGGATGTTGGTTCCATTGAATACATCCATAGAAGGATTATTGAGCATCGCGACAAAGGGAATGCAGTACTGCTTATTTCATTGGAACTTGACGAGGTTCTGCAGCTTTCAGACCGCATCGCCATCGTAAATAATGGTGAGCTTGTAGGCGAGGTAATCGCTGCGGAAACAAATGAAAATGAAGTTGGTCTTATGATGGCAGGCGTGGCTAAGGAGAGAAGCATATGAGAAATACCATCGTATCATTAATATCTATTATTTTAGGTCTGGTGGCCGGTGGCATTTTGATGCTGTTCATCGGCAGCAATCCAATTGAAGGCTATTCCTATTTGCTTCAAGGAGCTTTGAAAAACCTAGAGCGTATCGGTAATACTTTAGCAACAGCTACTCCGCTTATATTCACTGGTTTGTCTGTCGCTTTTGCTTTCCGTACAGGTCTTTTTAACATCGGGGCATCAGGACAAATGCTGGTTGGTGGCCTTGCTGCGACAGCAGTTGCCTTGACTTTTGATTTATCCCGGCCAATCCTGCTTTTGGTAATGATCCTTGCAGGCCTGGTAGCAGGTGCATTATGGGCTTTCGTTCCTGGTTTACTGAAGGCGAAGTTCAATGTTCATGAGGTAGTTTCGACAATCATGATGAACTGGATCGCCTACTGGACGATTTACTATGTTGTACCAGGTTATTTCAAGGGTGAATTCCTTGAGACTGAATCAAAAAAATTAGCAGAATCAGATACTTTGAGAACTCCATTCCTTACAGAGATGTTTGATGGATCCTATATTAACTTAGGTCTGTTTCTTGCTGTCATTGCAGTAATCATTATTGCCTTCATCATCGACAAGACAACCTTGGGATTCGAGTTGAAGGCAGTAGGGTTTAACAGATTCGCTGCAGAATATGCGGGTATGAAAGTTAATCGAAACATCATATTGTCCATGTTGATTTCAGGTGCACTTGCTGGAGTCGGCGGGGTAGCTTTGTACACAGGAAATGCTTCAAGCATTCAAATTGGTATTCTGCCTGCACAGGGTTACGATGGCATCGCGGTCGCTCTTCTCGGTGCAAATCATCCTGTAGGTGTATTCTTCGCAGCAGTGCTGTTCGGGATTCTATACTCAGGTACTGGGTTCATGAATGCTATGACTGAAATCCCACCTGAATTGGCAAATACCATTATCGCGATCATCATTTATTTTGCTGCAACAAGTGTAATGATTGAACGTCTGTTGAATAAATTCAAGGCGAGAAAATCAAACAAAGAAGATAAAAGTGGTCCTGTAGTCGAGAAGGGAGATTCATAAGATGTGGTCAATAATAGAACAAATTTTTCCTTACGCGATTATCTTTACAATTCCTCTTCTTATTACAGCACTAGGCGGACTTTTTAGTGAAAGAAGCGGTATTGTTAATATTGCCCTTGAGGGATTAATGGTCATTGGAGCCTTCTCTGGCGCTCTATCCATCCATTATCTGAGCGGCGTATTGGACAACCACACATTGGTACTCTGGCTTGGATTGCTGGCTGCTGTACTTGCTGGTATACTTTTCTCCATCTTGCATGCGTTTGCGAGCATTAATCTGAATGCAAACCAAATCATCAGTGGTACGGCAATCAATATGATTGCGACCGCCCTGACAGTGTTCCTTGCACGCAATATCACTGGAAGTGGAAACATAAGGATCTCTAGTGGTTTTTCACCATCAAATGTTCCTTTTCTATCTGATATTCCAGTGATTGGAGATTTGTTTTTCACAAAAACATACCCTACAACATGGTTTGTATTAGCTATTCTTTTTGTAAGTTCATTCATTTTATATAAAACAAGGTTTGGACTTCGTTTAAGATCATGTGGTGAATTCCCGCAGGCTGCAGAAGCAGCAGGAATCAATGTCAGGAAAGTCCGTTACAGCGGGGTACTGATCTCTGGTGCTTTCGCCGGATTGGGCGGAGCCTTGATTATTGTCACGCAGTCAGGTGAGTTCACAGGGACCGTTGCAGGTCTGGGCTTCCTTGCATTGGCTTCCCTGATTTTCGGTCAGTGGAAACCGCTAGGCGTGCTGGCAGCGACATTATTCTTTGGATTTGCCAGTACGATTGCAAACGTCTCTCAAGTAATTCCTGAGCTCGCTGTTATTCCACCAATCTTGTTGAAGATTTTCCCATATGTAGTGACGCTAATCGCACTTGTTATATTCTCCAAGTCATCACAAGCACCAAAGGCTGTTGGAGAAACATTTGACAGTGGAAAACGCTAACTCTGATACTGCAAAAAGAGGTACCTGCTCTAGGTGCCTCTTTTATTTCGTCATTTTTTTATATCATTCCCCAATAAAATATCCTTTGAAATTGTATATTCCTTTTAGATTAAATCTTCCATATGTGTTAATATAAAGGAAAAGTTTGCTAAAAATAATATCGTCAAGAGGGCATGCATATGAAACTATCATTATATATGGATGATCGTGAAACAGAAAAAATCTTTTCTTATTTACGCTGGATTTTCTTGTTGGTAGGGATTATGGTATTTTACTTCCCCCCTCTGGCTGACAGGCTTAATTTTACTAAAGAAACATTTCCCTTATTGTTGGCGATAGGATTTATATACATGGCCGTGACTCAGGTTGCTTTGAATAAAATGCCGGCGGGAAACGAGTATTTCAATTTGCTTACGAAAGCCGGAATCGTATTTGATTATATTGCATTGATGTGGCTTCTTGCTTTGACGAATGGAGTCTTGTCGCCGCTTTTTCCGATTGCTTATTTGGTTGTCATGCATGCGACCATTTACTGGAGAACGAAAGGGGCGATTTTATCCTCAATTTCGTTGACAGCAGGATACTCAACAATTTTTGCTGTACAGGCTCAATTCGATTTTAATACAACGTTTGCCTTTATTTTAAATCTCGTTTTCATCTGGATCATCGGTGTGTTCGGGTCGTTAATCGTCATTCGTGAAAGGAAGCATTTGAAACAGAAGGAAATTTTTCATGAACTGATGTTCACTGATTACTTAACAGGTTTATACAATCATCGGCATTTCCAGGAACAATTAAGGATCATGACGAGCGCACGGCAAAACTTCTTGCTCGTGATGGGAGATATCGATCACTTTAAGCAAATAAATGACCAGTTCGGGCATTTGACTGGAGATGAAATCTTAAAAAATTTAGGTGGAATTTTTCGGGACCTGGCTGATGATTACGATGCACAGGCCTTCCGTTATGGTGGAGAAGAGTTCGCTTTTCTACTGCCGGCAATCGAGGAAAACAGGCAAATTTGTTTTTTTGATGACCTATATGGAAGGTTATCATCTGAGAAATTCAGTAAAGAATGCATTAGTGTCACAATGAGCTTTGGGATTGCTGCTTCAAAAGGTGGAGTTTTGCCGGATAAACTGCTTGGATTCACAGACCAGCTTTTATACAGCGCAAAAGCTAACGGGAAAAATCAGGTGAAATTTGAATCAGGATATACATATTATTATTCGAAAGCTAAAGAAGAAATAGCCGCTTCAAAGCAATAAAAGCTTCCCAATCGGGAAGCTTTTGCCGTATTCGCTGCCAATTCCTTGAATTAGCCTGAATGTCAAAGGTATAGTTAGAGTATATTTATTGGAATATTAAATATAGACTTCACAACGTATACATATCAAAGAAGAATGTTTTATTTTCATCAATGATGTGAAGAAGAATAATTGTAAGCAAGTCCTGGTGTTATAAATAAAGGAGGATTTCAATGGCTGTCATTTCAGAAAGTATCAGAGATATGAAAGGCTACAAGCTCCATATTGTTAAAACCGAAAAATTCAAGACGAATACAATTGTTTGGAAAATGAAGGCACCGCTTACCAGTGAGGATGTAACGAAACGGGCACTGCTTCCGTACGTTCTCCAAAGCAGTTCTAAGGCTTACCCTTCCACTTCAAAGTTTCGTTCCTATCTTGATGAGCTTTACGGAGCAAATTTATATGTTGATGTTTCAAAAAAGGGGGAATATCAGGTCCTCAGTTTTTCATTGGAAATTGCTAATGAAAAATTTTTAAGTGACCGTGATCCTTTACTGAAAAAGGGAATGCAATTGATGGCGGAAATTCTGGTCAATCCGCTTGCAGACAATGAAGCATTTGACAGAGAAACTGTCGAAAAGGAAAAACGTACGTTAAAGCAGCGTATCCAGGCTGTCTATGATGATAAAATGAGATACTCCAATTTCCGGCTCGTCCAGGAAATGTGCAAGAATGAACCGTATGCGCTCCATGTCAATGGCGAGATTGACGACATTCCGCAAATCGATGAGAAGAATCTCTATGAATACTATAAAAAGGCCTTTGCTGAAGATGAGCTTGACCTGTTCATTATCGGGGATGTTGATGAGACAGAAGTCCAGTCGATCGCCCAGGAGCTCCTGCAATTTGACGAGCGCACACCGAAACTTAATGAAGCTTCGAAAAGTGTTCACGTTGAAGAAAAAACCGTCAAGGACAAAGAGGATGTCAAGCAGGGGAAGCTGAATATTGGCTACAGAACAAATGTATTTTATGGTGATAAAGATTATT
This window of the Mesobacillus jeotgali genome carries:
- a CDS encoding GntR family transcriptional regulator, whose protein sequence is MSIKSDNRHLYLQVIDHLKQDIQKGIYKEREKLPSEFDLAKQLGVSRATLREALRILEEENVIVRRHGVGTFVNAKPLFESGIEQLNSVTGMIEQAGMKPGTIFLNSTTTGPTEEDIRRFSCSLDDEITLVERVRTANGEPVVYCLDKIPASILPEDYSFEDESLLHLLEVKSNRKVTYAVAQIEPIGYHEKISPILECEPETALLVLKQMHFDDNDVPILYSVNYFKADKFSFHVLRRRI
- a CDS encoding BMP family lipoprotein, translated to MKKRKFGLVMSLLLAAGTMLAGCGSDEGDSSKGKESDLRVGMVTDAGTIDDKSFNQGTWEGILKAEEDLGVKTKYLKPAGTTEAEYLKEIGNLYDAEYKFIITPGFKFETAVFQAQDKYEDAKFVIIDGNPHNGDYNPVVKDNTVAVFFAEHESGFLAGVAAAVELKEGEAGFIGGMEIPAVQKFNWGFQQGLKYANENLDTNVTMKAENVVYQGSFDNAAAGGQIAAQFYDRGVDVIFTAAGGVGVGAINEAKNRAKAGDNVWIVGVDVDQFEDGKYDGDKSVILTSAMKKLDQVAFDMVQAEIDGEFPGGKKLTFDAKNDGIGLPEKNPNLSEETTGKVKEVYEKIKSEEIKVSAEQGDLFK
- a CDS encoding ABC transporter ATP-binding protein encodes the protein MSYVVEMLNIRKEFPGIVANDNITLTLKKGEIHALLGENGAGKSTLMGVLFGMYQPERGLIKVNGKEVKITNPNVANRLGIGMVHQHFKLVENFTVTENIILGSEPLRGMVLDIDKAAKRIEELSKHYGLNVDPHAKIEDISVGMQQRVEILKMLYREAEVLILDEPTAVLTPAEIDELMKIMRNLINEGKSIIIITHKLKEIKAVADRCTVIRRGKGIGTVNVAEASEASLAEMMVGRHVSFKVDKKESTPGEVVLKIDSLSVKNNRKVMGLKDFSLEVRAGEIVGIAGVEGNGQTELVEAITGLRKAESGTILISGEEITNLPIRQRNEKGISHIPEDRQKRGLVLDYSLVSNMVLQIYNKQPFSKRGLLNFPAMKAYAQNIIENFDVRSGEGASSIARTLSGGNQQKAIIGRELELDPKLLIAVQPTRGLDVGSIEYIHRRIIEHRDKGNAVLLISLELDEVLQLSDRIAIVNNGELVGEVIAAETNENEVGLMMAGVAKERSI
- a CDS encoding ABC transporter permease, whose translation is MRNTIVSLISIILGLVAGGILMLFIGSNPIEGYSYLLQGALKNLERIGNTLATATPLIFTGLSVAFAFRTGLFNIGASGQMLVGGLAATAVALTFDLSRPILLLVMILAGLVAGALWAFVPGLLKAKFNVHEVVSTIMMNWIAYWTIYYVVPGYFKGEFLETESKKLAESDTLRTPFLTEMFDGSYINLGLFLAVIAVIIIAFIIDKTTLGFELKAVGFNRFAAEYAGMKVNRNIILSMLISGALAGVGGVALYTGNASSIQIGILPAQGYDGIAVALLGANHPVGVFFAAVLFGILYSGTGFMNAMTEIPPELANTIIAIIIYFAATSVMIERLLNKFKARKSNKEDKSGPVVEKGDS
- a CDS encoding ABC transporter permease, with protein sequence MWSIIEQIFPYAIIFTIPLLITALGGLFSERSGIVNIALEGLMVIGAFSGALSIHYLSGVLDNHTLVLWLGLLAAVLAGILFSILHAFASINLNANQIISGTAINMIATALTVFLARNITGSGNIRISSGFSPSNVPFLSDIPVIGDLFFTKTYPTTWFVLAILFVSSFILYKTRFGLRLRSCGEFPQAAEAAGINVRKVRYSGVLISGAFAGLGGALIIVTQSGEFTGTVAGLGFLALASLIFGQWKPLGVLAATLFFGFASTIANVSQVIPELAVIPPILLKIFPYVVTLIALVIFSKSSQAPKAVGETFDSGKR
- a CDS encoding GGDEF domain-containing protein; translated protein: MKLSLYMDDRETEKIFSYLRWIFLLVGIMVFYFPPLADRLNFTKETFPLLLAIGFIYMAVTQVALNKMPAGNEYFNLLTKAGIVFDYIALMWLLALTNGVLSPLFPIAYLVVMHATIYWRTKGAILSSISLTAGYSTIFAVQAQFDFNTTFAFILNLVFIWIIGVFGSLIVIRERKHLKQKEIFHELMFTDYLTGLYNHRHFQEQLRIMTSARQNFLLVMGDIDHFKQINDQFGHLTGDEILKNLGGIFRDLADDYDAQAFRYGGEEFAFLLPAIEENRQICFFDDLYGRLSSEKFSKECISVTMSFGIAASKGGVLPDKLLGFTDQLLYSAKANGKNQVKFESGYTYYYSKAKEEIAASKQ
- the yfmF gene encoding EF-P 5-aminopentanol modification-associated protein YfmF, which gives rise to MAVISESIRDMKGYKLHIVKTEKFKTNTIVWKMKAPLTSEDVTKRALLPYVLQSSSKAYPSTSKFRSYLDELYGANLYVDVSKKGEYQVLSFSLEIANEKFLSDRDPLLKKGMQLMAEILVNPLADNEAFDRETVEKEKRTLKQRIQAVYDDKMRYSNFRLVQEMCKNEPYALHVNGEIDDIPQIDEKNLYEYYKKAFAEDELDLFIIGDVDETEVQSIAQELLQFDERTPKLNEASKSVHVEEKTVKDKEDVKQGKLNIGYRTNVFYGDKDYYALQVFNGIFGGFSHSKLFLNVREKNSLAYYVASRLESHKGLMMVMSGIEFENFELAVKIIREQMEAMQAGDFTDQEIEQTKAVIENQMLETMDTARGMVEVLYHNVVSGQNVSLDDWLQGMSKTTKEEIVDVAKKVQLDTVYFLTGLEADK